One genomic segment of Flavobacteriaceae bacterium includes these proteins:
- the leuD gene encoding 3-isopropylmalate dehydratase small subunit: protein MKKFVELTDTAIPLATENIDTDQIIPARFLKATDKKGFGDHVFRDWRFHKDDSVNQDFILNNPKYKGSILVAGDNFGCGSSREHAAWALAGYGFKVIISSFFADIFKGNALNNGLLPIQVSAEFLEKLLSKIQENPLYELTINLESQELQTSFDTIRFEINPYKKLCMLNGYDDIDFLLSKKEKIHAYEATI from the coding sequence ATGAAAAAATTTGTTGAGTTAACAGATACGGCAATTCCTTTAGCTACGGAAAATATAGATACCGATCAGATTATTCCGGCTCGCTTTCTAAAAGCGACTGATAAAAAAGGTTTTGGTGATCATGTTTTTAGAGACTGGCGTTTTCATAAAGATGATAGTGTCAATCAGGATTTTATATTGAATAATCCCAAATATAAAGGTTCCATTTTAGTAGCCGGAGATAATTTTGGATGCGGATCCAGTAGAGAACATGCAGCCTGGGCATTAGCAGGATACGGATTTAAAGTAATTATCAGTAGCTTTTTTGCCGACATTTTTAAAGGAAATGCATTGAATAATGGCTTACTGCCTATACAAGTTTCAGCTGAATTTCTGGAAAAATTATTGAGTAAAATACAGGAAAACCCATTATACGAACTTACAATTAATCTGGAAAGCCAGGAGCTGCAAACATCTTTTGATACGATTCGTTTTGAGATCAATCCGTATAAAAAATTATGTATGTTAAACGGATATGATGACATCGATTTTTTACTGAGCAAAAAAGAAAAAATACACGCATACGAAGCAACTATATAA
- the leuC gene encoding 3-isopropylmalate dehydratase large subunit codes for MGKTLFDKVWDAHIVDVIKDGPEILYIDKHLIHEVTSPQAFSELEERNIPIARPDKIVATADHNTPTVDQHLPVKDALSRNQLVQLAKNCEKNNIPLYGLGHKYNGIVHVIAPELGITQSGMTMVCGDSHTSTHGAFGAIAFGIGTSQIAQVFASQCLLLQKPKKLRVNVNGKLKKGVLPKDVILYIIAKLGTNSGTGYFCEYAGNVFEEMSMEGRMTVCNMSIEMGARGGMIAPDQTTFEYMKGRKFVSKGEEFDTKVAFWKTLKTDNNASFDQEYFLDAAGIEPMITYGTNPGMGMKITETIPDHDNSSFEKSLQYMNFKKGASLINTPVNYVFIGSCTNSRIEDFRVAANYIKGKQKASNVNAWLVPGSRLVAKQIVEEGLQTIFEEAGFTLRQPGCSACLAMNDDKIPEGEYCVSTSNRNFEGRQGQGSRTILASPLVAAATAIEGKLTDVTKQLN; via the coding sequence ATGGGAAAAACACTGTTTGATAAAGTTTGGGATGCACATATTGTAGATGTCATTAAAGACGGTCCGGAAATCTTATATATAGACAAACACCTGATCCATGAGGTTACGAGCCCTCAGGCTTTTAGTGAACTGGAAGAACGAAATATCCCGATTGCCAGGCCCGATAAGATTGTAGCCACGGCAGACCACAATACGCCAACTGTTGATCAACACCTGCCTGTTAAAGATGCACTTTCCAGAAATCAATTGGTTCAATTGGCCAAAAACTGCGAAAAAAATAATATTCCGTTATATGGTTTGGGACACAAATACAATGGTATTGTACATGTTATTGCTCCTGAACTTGGGATAACACAATCGGGAATGACAATGGTTTGCGGAGATTCTCATACTTCTACTCACGGTGCTTTTGGAGCCATTGCGTTTGGAATAGGAACCAGTCAGATTGCACAGGTGTTTGCAAGTCAGTGTTTACTGCTTCAAAAACCCAAAAAATTAAGAGTAAACGTAAACGGAAAACTTAAAAAAGGAGTATTGCCTAAAGATGTAATTTTATATATTATTGCAAAATTAGGAACCAACTCCGGAACCGGATATTTCTGTGAGTATGCGGGAAATGTATTTGAAGAAATGTCTATGGAAGGAAGAATGACCGTTTGCAATATGAGTATAGAAATGGGAGCAAGAGGAGGGATGATTGCACCCGACCAAACTACTTTCGAATATATGAAAGGAAGGAAATTTGTGTCAAAAGGAGAGGAGTTTGACACTAAAGTAGCATTTTGGAAGACCTTAAAAACAGATAATAATGCGAGCTTTGATCAAGAATATTTTTTAGATGCCGCAGGTATTGAACCTATGATCACTTACGGAACAAACCCGGGAATGGGAATGAAAATAACTGAAACTATTCCGGATCATGACAATAGCTCTTTTGAAAAGTCATTACAATACATGAATTTTAAGAAAGGAGCCTCTTTAATTAATACCCCTGTCAATTATGTGTTTATCGGAAGCTGTACAAACTCAAGAATAGAAGATTTTAGAGTTGCTGCAAATTATATCAAAGGAAAACAAAAAGCGTCGAATGTCAATGCCTGGCTGGTTCCGGGCTCTCGCTTGGTTGCAAAGCAAATTGTAGAGGAAGGCCTGCAAACCATTTTTGAAGAGGCGGGATTTACATTGCGTCAGCCGGGCTGCTCTGCCTGTTTGGCTATGAATGATGACAAAATCCCCGAAGGAGAATACTGCGTTTCAACATCCAATAGGAATTTTGAGGGAAGACAAGGACAAGGTTCAAGAACCATATTAGCAAGTCCGTTAGTAGCTGCAGCAACAGCCATAGAAGGCAAATTAACAGACGTAACCAAACAGTTGAATTAA
- a CDS encoding 2-isopropylmalate synthase: MQHHKVEIFDTTLRDGEQVPGCKLDTPQKLVIAEQLDSLGVDIIEAGFPVSSPGDFLSVQETSKVIKNATVCGLTRAVKKDIEIAAEALKYAKKPRIHTGIGTSESHIKYKFQSTQEEIIERAKACVSLAKNFVDDVEFYAEDAGRTDNTFLAKVCEEVIKVGATVLNIPDTTGYCLPDEYGAKIKYLKEHVKRIDDVTISCHCHNDLGMATANSISGVINGARQIECTINGIGERAGNTALEEVVMVLRQHSYLNLHTNINTKLLYETSLMVRDHMGIPVQPNKAVVGANAFAHSSGIHQDGMIKNKETYEIINPKDVGVDESSIVLTARSGRAALAYRAKKIGYLLTKKQLDIAYLTFLEFADKQKEVIDDDIHAIMKQVSKTSKIIAA, from the coding sequence ATGCAGCATCATAAAGTTGAAATTTTTGACACCACGTTAAGAGACGGTGAGCAAGTACCCGGATGTAAATTAGATACACCGCAAAAGTTGGTTATCGCCGAGCAACTGGATTCTTTGGGAGTTGACATTATTGAAGCAGGTTTTCCTGTTTCCAGTCCGGGAGATTTTTTATCTGTCCAGGAAACTTCCAAAGTCATTAAAAACGCTACTGTTTGCGGTCTGACCAGAGCAGTAAAAAAAGATATTGAAATAGCTGCCGAAGCATTGAAATACGCTAAAAAACCCAGAATACATACGGGGATAGGTACCAGCGAATCTCACATAAAATATAAATTTCAATCTACACAGGAAGAGATTATCGAAAGAGCAAAAGCCTGTGTTTCTTTAGCAAAAAACTTTGTTGACGATGTAGAGTTTTATGCAGAAGATGCAGGGAGGACAGACAATACTTTTCTGGCAAAAGTCTGTGAAGAAGTAATCAAAGTCGGTGCTACGGTTTTAAATATACCTGATACTACAGGCTATTGTTTGCCGGATGAATACGGTGCAAAAATCAAGTACCTTAAAGAGCATGTAAAAAGAATTGACGATGTGACCATTTCTTGTCATTGTCATAATGATTTGGGTATGGCCACTGCTAATTCTATCTCGGGAGTCATCAACGGAGCCAGGCAAATAGAATGTACTATTAATGGAATTGGTGAACGTGCCGGAAATACAGCATTAGAAGAAGTAGTCATGGTGCTGAGACAACACTCTTATTTAAATCTTCATACGAACATCAATACCAAACTTTTATATGAGACTAGTTTAATGGTAAGAGATCACATGGGAATACCCGTACAACCGAATAAAGCCGTTGTAGGCGCAAATGCTTTTGCACATAGTTCCGGGATTCATCAGGACGGAATGATAAAGAACAAAGAAACCTATGAAATCATAAACCCGAAAGATGTCGGAGTAGATGAAAGCTCTATTGTTCTTACCGCAAGAAGCGGTAGAGCAGCATTGGCTTACAGGGCAAAAAAGATCGGATATTTGCTCACTAAAAAACAATTGGATATTGCTTATCTGACGTTCCTGGAATTTGCAGACAAGCAAAAAGAAGTTATAGACGATGATATTCATGCAATTATGAAACAAGTAAGTAAAACATCTAAAATAATTGCCGCTTAA
- the leuB gene encoding 3-isopropylmalate dehydrogenase, which translates to MKFNLAVIPGDGIGPEVIAEAKKTLEAIAHQYNHTFLFKEGLMGACAIDKVGNPLPDETVELCKKSDAVLFGAIGDPKYDNNPSAKVRPEQGLLKLRKELGLYCNVRPVKAYDKLIENSPLRKEIIRDTDIAIYRELTGGIYFGIKELSEDGKVAFDGSSYSVEEIERVAHLAFKAAQSRKKKVTLVDKANVLETSRLWRKTVTDLAKKYPDITLEFLFVDNAAMQLILNPKQFDVILTENLFGDIISDEASVIGGSIGLLASASLGKETALFEPIHGSFPEAKGKGIANPLASILSVAMLLEHLGLQKEATAVEKAVEKSLEIGITTEDIGSEKSFSISKVGDFIADYIENQEDSNINFKNIYLGQSTII; encoded by the coding sequence ATGAAATTTAATTTAGCAGTCATACCCGGAGACGGAATAGGCCCCGAAGTAATAGCAGAGGCTAAAAAGACTTTAGAAGCAATAGCACATCAATACAACCACACTTTTTTATTTAAAGAAGGACTGATGGGTGCGTGTGCTATTGATAAGGTTGGAAACCCTTTACCTGATGAAACCGTCGAATTGTGTAAAAAATCCGATGCGGTTTTGTTTGGAGCCATAGGAGATCCTAAATACGATAATAACCCGTCTGCAAAAGTGAGACCGGAACAGGGACTGCTTAAATTACGTAAAGAACTTGGATTATACTGTAATGTACGACCGGTAAAAGCTTATGACAAGTTAATAGAAAACTCCCCTTTAAGAAAAGAAATTATCAGAGATACGGATATTGCCATTTATAGAGAACTCACAGGAGGAATTTACTTTGGAATAAAAGAGTTAAGCGAAGACGGTAAAGTAGCATTCGATGGCAGTTCTTACTCGGTAGAAGAAATAGAGAGAGTTGCTCATCTGGCATTTAAAGCAGCGCAAAGCAGAAAGAAAAAGGTAACATTGGTAGATAAAGCAAATGTTTTGGAAACCTCTCGTTTGTGGAGAAAAACAGTTACTGATTTGGCAAAAAAATACCCGGATATTACATTAGAGTTCTTATTTGTAGATAATGCTGCCATGCAACTTATTTTAAACCCTAAGCAGTTTGATGTGATTCTCACAGAGAACTTATTCGGAGATATTATTTCTGATGAAGCAAGCGTTATAGGGGGATCTATAGGACTCCTTGCATCTGCTTCTCTAGGTAAAGAAACAGCGCTTTTTGAACCCATTCACGGCTCGTTTCCGGAAGCCAAAGGAAAAGGTATTGCAAATCCCCTGGCATCCATATTGTCAGTGGCAATGTTGTTAGAGCACTTAGGGTTGCAAAAAGAAGCAACGGCTGTGGAAAAAGCCGTAGAAAAGTCATTGGAAATTGGAATAACTACAGAAGATATAGGTTCGGAAAAATCATTTTCTATTTCAAAAGTAGGCGATTTTATTGCTGATTATATTGAAAATCAAGAAGACAGTAATATAAATTTCAAGAATATATATTTAGGCCAGAGCACTATTATTTAA